Genomic window (Apodemus sylvaticus chromosome 22, mApoSyl1.1, whole genome shotgun sequence):
ACCCCGGAAGCCACAGGGGTGGGCCCCTGTGGCTAAGAGCTTTAGGTTCTGGAGGGTTAACCCAAAAGGTTTGGATTCCTTCTCCTGGGAAGGAAACTAGTAAGATGCCTACCAGTCATTCTCCTGCTCCCTAGAGGTTCCAATGTGCCTAAGCAAGCCCTAGCCAGCCAGATTTGTAGAGCCGGGGTGACTGCCAAGTTCCTGTTGGAGCGGGGACCTGGAAATCCGCCTGCTTCCTTCCGTCACccccatcctccccatcctcACTCTGGCGCCGTGCTCTGCAGCCCCACCTCTCGATGGCTCCCACCCAGCCCTCTGAGGTGGTCTCTGGAAGCACCTGACACTGTTCTTGTGCAGTGAATCCAGGCCGGCCCCTGTGGCCGCACCCCCCTCAGAGCTGGCCTTCTTGTCCAGGTTCTGGAAGCGCTCCCGGGCTGTCATGCCCCGCTGGGAGCTCTGCTTCGGCACATCCAGCCGGCCACCAAAGCTCAATGTCCCCGCAGCATTGTCATAGGTGAACAGGACCGGGAAGCAGTCGTGGCCCTAAGAAAGGAATGAGTGCCACTGGAGATCATTTGAGGTAGGAACTCTaaaacagggaaactgaggccagaggcGAAACATGgtaacagggctcccaggaaacGGATACCccatgacccagaaatgaaacagacCTCAACCCTAGATGTGTCAAGTAGGGGCAGATATGGAAGTTGTCCTGCCTGCACCCCAGCAAGGCCTACGTCTGCTACATGTATGTCTGGGACTCTTTCCTTGGGCAGACCTCCACCCCAGCTGGGTGATTCCCCAGGCAGAAAACAAGCTCTCCATATTAACAGAATAGTGGGCAGAAGAGACAGCAGCTTTTGGGGCACTTGGTGACCCTGAGTACGTCCATTCCTAGGGGCATGcctccaaaacttttttttatttggtgtgtgggtgggtgggtgtgtgtgtagggggggagagagaatgagTGTATATAAAGGTCAGAGAgagagttgattctctcctttcaccctCTAGGATCCAAGAATTGAACTCAAAGACAGCAgggttggcagcaagtgcctttagccTCTGCACACTCTCAGACACCAACCCTGCCTTTCCAGTCAGATGTGACCTAGTCATTTGCACTGGTCAGGGTGAGCAGAAATGTTAGGGCAAATTTCAGAAGGATTCTTGTACACTCTAGACCACCGGGGAAGCACTGGAAACAGCTTCCATCAGACTCCCCTTCCCATGACGCCCACACTGGATAGATGTGCCCGCCAAAGACCATCGGCAGGCCCACttactcagaggctgaggcaggaggactaagTTGGAGGTTTGTAGATCTTTTTAGCTGGGATACTCTAGAGCGATGGCACCTCAGCTCCAGTAGCCTTCTGTCAGTGACTTTACCTGAGATTTTATGCTGCTCTTCTGAAGCGTTCCCTGAGCCTTTGCATACCTTGGTCTGGAGGCATTCCTGGCAAACCAGGCAGTCTCCTGTGGCTGAGAACCGCTTAGGTGATGGGTCTTTCAAGACAAGCCTTCTATCAGACGGGAGGGTTTGTGTATGGAAAGTGACCTGCTAAGGTGCCTTCTGTGTAACATTAAAAAGCTCCTAGGAAGAGTTCAGTCCTTGAGGGTGTGATCCCCCTGCTGCTGAGGAGCAGAATTCTTCCATCACTGGCTCTTTTCTTTGATCATGGAGAAAGagtagcctaggctacatagggagaccttAAAAATACCTCAGGCTATGCATTTACAGCCTAGGAAATCCGTTACCAACAAGTGACCCAAACTATTCTGCATAATATatggatgaaggaaagaaagcaggggagagagggagggagagaggagtgaagaggctgcctttgcctccccaaaTGCCACTTACCGCTGCCACTAGACTGTTTTCTGTGATGAAGGTGACGGCCAGGAGCGGTAACGTCTCAGAGGCCAGGGTGGCCACGCTGCAAGAGAGACCGGGTCAGCCACATCATGCCCTCCCCAGCCCTGCTCTGGGCCTCCGCTGCAGTCACTCTCCACTCCCCCCACATCTCTGGCCCCCGTACTCACGCCATCTTCTTGTCAGCATCTGCCAGGCACACAGTACTGTCGTGGCTGACCCAAGCAACTCGGCTCCCGCTGGCCGAGAAGCAGACGCCGTGCACCCAGCCGCAGCTGCTGCTCGATTCAAACATCAGCTCCCCAAAGGGCATCTTGGAGCCCCACGGTGTAGGGGCTGGGCGCTCCTCTACCTCCTTGATATAGGCGGAGAAGATCCTGGAGGGGAAAGCGGAAAGGCAGAGGGGGTTGGGAGGAACCTGAGGGGGGGAGTCCTCCCCAAAGCCAGATAAGTGCACTAAGCCTGTGGGTCCCAGACCTGATCCTGAGGGAGGGACTGGCAGATTCAGGCTTGATGGTGTCCGAGCCTCTGCTCTCTGTTACTCAGAGGGGGCTGGTATGGGAGGCCTGTTAGCTCAGCTTCTTGTGACCTGGCACCCTTGGGATCCTGACCTGAAAGCTGACCGTCCAGCTAGTGTGGTCACAGAGGGTGTCTCAGTCCCCGCAGGCTAGATATTTACAACCAGTCCCCAGAACAGCTCCCGTGCTCCGGTTCTGCCCTCTCCTTTTGGCCCACGCAATGCATATTTATAATGGAGGATCATAGGTTAccgtagcctgggctacacagcaagacactatATCTCAAGAAGAGGCCTGGAGCTGGGAGGAATTTAGATCCATTGGCCAAGAGAAGTCAGGTTGTAGATCCAGAGGTGGAAAATAACAAATGGAGTTTTGTCGAGGTTAATCAGTCATTCACTCATCCGCTAGTGGGAATAAGCACACACCATTCCTCTTCAGTAGGAATCAGGACAGCTGGAGTGGAGGAAGCAGACTCGGGGAGACTTTGCTAACATTCAAGAGATAGCAAGGACTCCATCCACCCCGGGGTGCTAGCAGGCCATGATGGTGACTGGTGTCTCAGGGATGCCAGGTCACCTTGCTGGATAGCAGGAGCCAAGCCCCGCATGCTGTTTGTCGGGTAGGGCTCTCCCTCCCGGGCCCAGCTCACCTGCACTTGAAGTCACAGGAGCCTGCAGCCAGGAGCACGTTGTTGGGATGCCAGTCCAGGCTGAGGACAGTGGAGCGGATGGGCTTTTTGATGTGTTTGCACACCCACCTAGACACATGGGtaagagaggcaggcaggtgggtaACTCGGATTGCAGCATCTCGGGGACAGTAGGGTCGGCAGGCGCCTCAGGTAAGAGACACAGAGCGCCTACTTGAGGCAGTGAAGGGTTCCTTCTGAGGTCAGAACTCTGTGCCTTGCCACTCCCAACCACATAAGACCACGTGGCTCTAAATGGTTAGGCTGGAATATAAATTCTGTTTTCCCAGACTCAAAACTGTCCCTGTCCTCCAATACAGGGGAGATAGAGTAAGACACAGGTGGGACAGGCATCTGGCACACACGAATAATAGAGAATTGAATTCAAGGgtagccatggctacatagcaaggccctgtctcaaaaaaataacctAGGGTTGGGAATATGTTTCAGTGGCAggctcttgcctagcatgccagtactagggaggcagaggcaagagcaaCACAAGTTTAAGATCATCCTTGGGaggctggcggtggtggcgcatgcctgtaatcccagcactctggaaggcagaggcaggcggatttctgagttcgaggccagcctggtctacagagtgagttccaggacagccagggctataaagagaaaccctgtctcgaaaaaaccaaatccaaaaaacaataaaaaaaaaaaaaatattatccttggggttggagagatggctcagcagttaagagcactgactgttcttccaaaggtcctgagttcaaatcccagcaaccacatggtggctcacaaccatccataatgagatctgacaccctcttctgttgtgtctgaagacagctacaatgtctaatactaaataaatctttaaaaaaaaaaaaaaaagatcatcctTGGCTGCACAATTAGTTCGATCGAGAGCCTCCTAGCCTACACATTCAGACTCCATCCTTTTAGAAATAATGTGGCTGGGTATGCATGAGTGGTCCCTGGAGTCTGACACATAAGTGTCAGGCCACAGTACCACAGGAAAGCTGGTACTAGTGCGTGCGTGGAGCTGAGCGAAGTATCCCCAGAAGTAGCGGTAGTGTGGTCTGCGTCCCTTTTATTACCAAGTCAGAGCTGCGGGGTCACAGTAGAGAGGACCCTCTGCCTCAATGAGGCTCAGAAGACAGATGTCCTGGACTCTCCACATTGCATCTGCCGTGTTCAGGGACATTCTGATCTTGCATCACGTAAGTGTTGTTCTGGGCCCCACCGGTACCCATACCCCAACCCAGGTtcctccaccccctgccttcTCTGGCCCCAACCAAGTACCCACCAGTCATTCTCCTGCTCAAAATAACAGATGGAAATGACCCGGGAGCCACTGCCCACGGCGAACTTGTTCTCGTTG
Coding sequences:
- the Arpc1b gene encoding actin-related protein 2/3 complex subunit 1B, with translation MAYHSFLVEPISCHAWNKDRTQIAICPNNHEVHIYEKSGAKWNKVYELKEHNGQVTGIDWAPESNRIVTCGTDRNAYVWTLKGRTWKPTLVILRINRAARCVRWAPNENKFAVGSGSRVISICYFEQENDWWVCKHIKKPIRSTVLSLDWHPNNVLLAAGSCDFKCRIFSAYIKEVEERPAPTPWGSKMPFGELMFESSSSCGWVHGVCFSASGSRVAWVSHDSTVCLADADKKMAVATLASETLPLLAVTFITENSLVAAGHDCFPVLFTYDNAAGTLSFGGRLDVPKQSSQRGMTARERFQNLDKKASSEGGAATGAGLDSLHKNSVSQISVLSGGKARCSQFCTTGMDGGMSIWDVKSLESALKDLKIK